Proteins encoded in a region of the Diabrotica undecimpunctata isolate CICGRU chromosome 10, icDiaUnde3, whole genome shotgun sequence genome:
- the LOC140452200 gene encoding uncharacterized protein — protein sequence MNMKQRDMHRPLTQRELEAELQLCLEEIWPDESDNNSDKSESGSETEDVVLEAFSPSESEFEPSSENDSDSDHDLPSTSKKRKRSSKKSNELEKQFTSVFPRKESNGSKIDKENKCPAQQTLPKEEKSPEIAAKEKQIRLPSTLKGKNGHRWSSQPKAATKTPKRNFVHFV from the coding sequence ATGAATATGAAACAGAGAGACATGCACAGGCCCCTCACGCAGCGGGAGTTGGAAGCTGAGTTGCAATTGTGCCTGGAAGAAATTTGGCCAGATGAATCAGATAACAATTCTGATAAATCGGAAAGTGGATCTGAAACAGAAGATGTCGTTTTAGAAGCATTCAGTCCATCTGAATCAGAGTTCGAACCATCAAGCGAAAACGACTCAGATTCCGACCATGACTTGCCATCCACtagtaagaaaagaaaaagaagttctAAAAAGAGTAATGAGTTGGAAAAACAGTTTACTTCAGTGTTTCCAAGAAAAGAAAGTAATGGCTCTAAAATCGACAAGGAAAATAAATGTCCTGCTCAGCAAACTctaccaaaagaagaaaaatctcCAGAAATTGCAGCTAAAGAGAAGCAAATTCGGTTGCCGTCGACTCTAAAAGGTAAAAATGGACACAGATGGTCCTCTCAACCAAAGGCCGCAACTAAAACTCCAAAACGTAATTTCGTACATTTTGTTTAA